A stretch of Sulfitobacter sp. THAF37 DNA encodes these proteins:
- a CDS encoding YcgN family cysteine cluster protein codes for MTDPIPRKGLRPRFWETTPLTEMTDREWEALCDGCGKCCLNKLEDEDTEEVALTCVACRLLDDATCRCSHYENRHAFVPDCIVLRPDNLDTHAYWMPRTCAYRLLWQGRPLPDWHPLITGTPQSVHDAGISVQGRTLSEFDVPFEEWEDHIIEE; via the coding sequence ATGACGGACCCGATCCCGCGCAAGGGGCTGCGCCCCCGTTTCTGGGAGACCACGCCGCTGACCGAGATGACCGACCGCGAGTGGGAGGCGCTCTGCGATGGGTGCGGCAAATGCTGCCTGAACAAGCTGGAGGACGAGGACACCGAAGAGGTCGCGCTGACCTGTGTCGCCTGCCGCCTGCTGGACGACGCCACCTGCCGCTGCAGCCATTACGAGAACCGTCATGCCTTTGTGCCCGACTGCATCGTGCTGCGCCCCGACAACCTGGATACGCATGCCTACTGGATGCCCCGGACCTGCGCCTATCGCCTGCTGTGGCAGGGCCGCCCCCTGCCCGACTGGCACCCGCTGATCACCGGCACGCCGCAGTCGGTCCATGATGCCGGTATCTCGGTGCAGGGGCGGACCCTGTCGGAATTCGACGTCCCGTTCGAGGAATGGGAAGACCACATCATAGAGGAGTAA
- a CDS encoding low specificity L-threonine aldolase, whose protein sequence is MFFSSDNAGPVHPQIMERIVADNTGHQMPYGNDTIMPEVRDRLRDIFEAPEAAVYLVATGTAANVLALACYTQPWQTIFCSKVAHVEQDECNAPEFYTGAAKLTLIETDSKLDPAKLEAAIKGQKPGNVHGAQPGPVSITQVTERGSVYSLDELRALTAVAKAHDLPVHLDGARFANALVALDCTPAEMTWKCGVDVVSFGGTKNGCMGVEAVIFFDPAKAWEFELRRKRGAHLFSKHRYLSSQMAGYLADDLWLKMARQANDNAARLAEGMRKAGATFLHAPQANMIFASWPRAIHRKLHEAGARYYLSGGGLDGPDDEPIGARLVCDWSLTRDDVDSFLSHF, encoded by the coding sequence ATGTTCTTCAGTTCTGACAACGCGGGCCCCGTACACCCGCAGATCATGGAGCGGATTGTCGCGGACAATACTGGCCACCAGATGCCCTACGGCAACGACACGATCATGCCTGAGGTCCGCGACCGGCTGCGCGACATCTTCGAAGCGCCCGAGGCGGCGGTCTATCTCGTGGCGACCGGGACCGCTGCGAATGTGCTCGCGCTGGCCTGCTACACGCAGCCCTGGCAGACGATATTCTGCTCAAAGGTCGCGCATGTGGAGCAGGACGAATGCAACGCGCCCGAATTCTACACCGGCGCGGCCAAGCTGACGCTGATCGAGACCGACAGCAAGCTGGACCCCGCGAAGCTGGAGGCGGCGATCAAGGGGCAGAAACCCGGCAATGTCCACGGCGCCCAGCCCGGCCCGGTGTCCATCACCCAGGTGACAGAGCGTGGATCGGTCTACAGCCTGGACGAATTGCGGGCCCTGACAGCGGTGGCCAAGGCGCATGATCTGCCCGTGCATCTGGACGGTGCGCGTTTCGCCAATGCGCTGGTCGCGCTTGACTGCACACCGGCAGAGATGACGTGGAAATGCGGTGTGGATGTGGTCAGCTTTGGCGGCACCAAGAACGGCTGCATGGGGGTCGAGGCGGTGATCTTTTTCGACCCCGCCAAGGCCTGGGAGTTCGAACTGCGGCGCAAGCGCGGCGCGCACCTGTTTTCCAAACACCGCTACCTGTCCTCGCAAATGGCGGGCTACCTTGCCGACGATCTGTGGCTGAAGATGGCGCGTCAGGCGAATGACAATGCGGCGCGGCTGGCCGAAGGGATGCGCAAGGCCGGGGCGACCTTCCTGCACGCGCCGCAGGCGAACATGATCTTTGCCAGCTGGCCGCGTGCCATCCACCGCAAGCTGCACGAGGCCGGCGCGCGGTATTACCTGTCGGGCGGCGGGTTGGATGGGCCCGACGACGAGCCGATCGGCGCGCGGCTGGTCTGCGACTGGTCGCTGACCCGCGACGACGTCGACAGTTTCCTGAGCCATTTCTAG
- a CDS encoding alpha/beta fold hydrolase, whose translation MSAQPGFQTHVHTLGKGARRALALHCTMAFGGAWAGVARALSGHITLIAPDMPSHGKSDDWDEVSHLSDTAVISAASAMDDAPMDVIGHSFGAMTALRIAVSYPERVRSLTVIEPVFFAISRQDAPDTIESYESHSEPFAQAVQDRDWETAARAFNGMWSDDAAPSWDSLPERTRAAMVRGVHVVPGSRSVLYEDDRGLLRPGGVDAIAVPTLMLRGQNADPAIIAANDGLVARIPDARQAIVPGAGHMAPITHPDATAAIWKQFLDTVGQEALRV comes from the coding sequence GTGAGCGCGCAGCCCGGTTTTCAAACTCATGTGCATACCCTGGGAAAGGGCGCACGCCGGGCATTGGCGCTGCATTGCACCATGGCGTTCGGAGGGGCCTGGGCAGGCGTTGCCCGGGCGCTGTCGGGGCACATCACGCTGATCGCCCCCGACATGCCCAGTCATGGCAAGAGCGACGACTGGGATGAGGTCAGCCATCTGAGCGACACCGCCGTGATCTCGGCGGCCAGCGCGATGGACGATGCGCCGATGGATGTGATCGGCCATTCCTTTGGCGCCATGACCGCGCTGCGCATCGCGGTGTCCTACCCCGAAAGGGTCCGCAGTCTCACGGTGATCGAACCGGTGTTCTTTGCCATCTCCCGGCAGGATGCGCCGGACACGATCGAGTCTTACGAAAGCCATTCGGAACCATTCGCCCAGGCCGTGCAGGACCGCGACTGGGAAACGGCCGCGCGGGCCTTCAATGGCATGTGGAGCGATGACGCGGCGCCCTCCTGGGACAGCCTGCCTGAACGCACACGCGCGGCGATGGTGCGCGGCGTTCACGTGGTGCCGGGCAGCCGCAGCGTGCTTTACGAGGATGACAGGGGGCTGCTGCGCCCCGGCGGGGTGGACGCAATCGCGGTGCCGACCCTGATGCTGCGGGGGCAGAATGCCGATCCGGCGATCATCGCCGCCAACGACGGGCTTGTGGCCCGCATTCCGGATGCACGTCAGGCAATCGTTCCGGGCGCGGGCCACATGGCCCCGATCACCCATCCCGACGCGACAGCGGCGATCTGGAAGCAGTTCCTCGACACGGTCGGGCAAGAGGCGCTGCGCGTCTGA
- a CDS encoding 2-hydroxychromene-2-carboxylate isomerase: protein MPRIDYYFATLSPYCYLAGQRLEEVAQKHGATITYKPFDIIAAFSRTGGTPPKERHISRIEYRAQELPRQARKLDMPFHLQPAHWPTNGAPAAYAFIAAQNAGGGDLGLLAHAITRSVWADEKDIAQDEVIRACLTEAGFDPGLADSGLLEGAETYARNLEEAVEAGVFGAPFYIVGEQRFWGQDRIGDLDLHLAGKL, encoded by the coding sequence ATGCCCCGGATCGACTACTATTTTGCGACACTTTCCCCCTATTGCTACCTTGCCGGACAGCGGCTGGAGGAGGTCGCGCAGAAACACGGGGCCACGATCACCTACAAACCCTTCGACATCATCGCAGCCTTTTCCCGCACTGGTGGTACCCCGCCCAAGGAGCGCCACATCAGCCGCATTGAATACCGCGCACAGGAACTGCCGCGCCAGGCGCGCAAACTGGACATGCCGTTTCATCTGCAGCCCGCCCATTGGCCGACCAATGGCGCGCCCGCGGCCTATGCCTTTATCGCGGCGCAGAACGCGGGGGGCGGCGATCTTGGCCTGCTGGCCCATGCCATCACCCGGTCGGTCTGGGCCGACGAAAAGGACATCGCCCAGGACGAGGTGATCCGTGCCTGCCTGACAGAGGCGGGGTTCGATCCGGGTCTTGCCGACAGCGGCCTGCTGGAAGGGGCGGAGACCTATGCCCGCAATCTGGAAGAGGCAGTAGAGGCCGGCGTCTTCGGCGCGCCCTTCTACATCGTGGGGGAACAGCGGTTCTGGGGGCAGGACCGCATCGGCGATCTGGACCTGCATCTGGCGGGCAAACTGTGA
- a CDS encoding ribose-phosphate pyrophosphokinase produces the protein MPRTSEPKLISGNANMPLAKAIARRMSLHRGVNVGLVDARVERFNDGEIFVEVFENVRGEDMFIIQPTSNPANDNLMELLIMADALRRSSAARVTAVLPYFGYARQDRRTKARTPISAKLVANMLVGTGIERILTMDLHAAQIQGFFDIPVDNLYASPVFALDIKNTFKDRMDELMIVSPDVGGVARARELAKRVNAPLAIVDKRREKAGEVAEMTVIGNVTDKTCLIVDDICDTAGTLCKAAEVLLENGAKEVHSYISHGVMSGPAVERVTKSVMKSLVITDSIQPSDNVRNATNIRIVPTAPIFAQAILNIWNGTSVSSLFEADTLGPIYDGMYAAE, from the coding sequence ATGCCCCGAACGTCCGAACCCAAGCTGATTTCCGGAAACGCGAACATGCCGCTTGCCAAGGCCATCGCACGGCGGATGTCGCTGCACCGGGGGGTCAACGTGGGGCTGGTCGATGCACGGGTCGAACGGTTCAACGATGGCGAGATTTTCGTGGAAGTGTTCGAGAACGTGCGCGGCGAGGACATGTTCATCATCCAGCCCACGTCGAACCCGGCCAACGACAACCTGATGGAACTGCTGATCATGGCGGACGCGCTGCGACGCTCTTCTGCCGCGCGTGTCACGGCGGTGCTGCCCTATTTCGGCTATGCCCGCCAGGACCGCCGGACCAAGGCGCGCACGCCCATCAGCGCCAAGCTGGTCGCCAACATGCTGGTCGGCACGGGGATCGAGCGGATCCTGACGATGGATCTGCACGCGGCGCAGATCCAGGGGTTCTTCGACATTCCGGTGGACAACCTTTATGCCTCGCCGGTCTTCGCGCTGGACATCAAGAACACCTTCAAGGACCGGATGGACGAGCTGATGATCGTCAGCCCCGACGTCGGCGGTGTGGCCCGCGCGCGCGAGCTGGCCAAACGGGTGAACGCCCCGCTGGCGATCGTGGACAAGCGGCGCGAGAAAGCCGGCGAAGTGGCCGAGATGACGGTGATCGGCAATGTGACCGACAAGACCTGCCTGATCGTGGACGACATCTGCGACACCGCCGGGACGCTCTGCAAGGCGGCGGAAGTGCTGCTGGAAAACGGCGCGAAGGAGGTGCATTCCTACATCAGTCACGGGGTCATGTCCGGCCCGGCGGTGGAACGCGTGACCAAGTCGGTGATGAAGTCGCTGGTGATCACCGACAGTATCCAGCCTTCCGATAACGTCAGGAACGCCACGAACATCCGCATCGTGCCGACCGCCCCGATCTTTGCCCAGGCGATCCTGAACATCTGGAACGGCACATCGGTATCGTCACTGTTCGAGGCCGACACGCTGGGTCCGATCTATGACGGGATGTATGCGGCTGAATAG
- a CDS encoding H-type lectin domain-containing protein has translation MKRLRSHTTGVDSGDVTLFSDYEDGGAMWTGRGQRERRRHIRFSEPYLEPPTVQLSPSLWDLDAATIMRADITAESVTKSGFDMVFRTWGDTRVARMRISWIAIGQLSDESDWDIA, from the coding sequence ATGAAGAGATTGAGAAGTCATACCACCGGCGTGGACAGTGGCGATGTCACCCTGTTCTCCGATTACGAGGACGGCGGCGCGATGTGGACCGGCCGGGGCCAGCGCGAACGCAGGCGCCACATCCGTTTTTCCGAACCCTACCTTGAGCCGCCGACGGTGCAGCTGTCCCCGTCGCTCTGGGATCTCGATGCCGCCACCATCATGCGGGCGGACATCACCGCGGAATCTGTCACGAAATCGGGCTTTGACATGGTATTCAGAACATGGGGCGACACGCGGGTTGCGCGCATGCGCATCTCGTGGATCGCCATCGGCCAGTTGAGCGACGAAAGCGACTGGGACATCGCCTGA
- a CDS encoding F0F1 ATP synthase subunit epsilon — MADTLQFDLVSPERRLASLQVTSVQIPGADGDMTAMAGHAPTITTLRPGVLSVEGPEGTSEYVVTGGFAEISSQGVSVLAERAVPRGDMTQEHLDEMIEEAQHTYTKAKEVFENEPGPVDDAAKLLSDMVAVGDEIGLSSKQPNL, encoded by the coding sequence ATGGCAGACACATTGCAATTCGATCTCGTGTCGCCGGAGCGGCGGCTGGCCTCCTTGCAGGTCACCTCCGTGCAGATTCCCGGTGCCGATGGCGACATGACGGCGATGGCGGGGCATGCCCCGACCATCACCACGCTGCGCCCCGGCGTCCTTTCGGTCGAGGGGCCGGAGGGCACCTCGGAATATGTTGTTACCGGCGGCTTCGCAGAGATCAGCAGCCAGGGCGTCTCTGTCCTGGCAGAGCGTGCGGTCCCGCGTGGCGACATGACGCAGGAACACCTCGACGAGATGATCGAAGAGGCGCAGCACACCTACACCAAGGCCAAGGAAGTCTTTGAAAACGAACCGGGACCGGTCGATGACGCGGCCAAGCTGCTCTCCGACATGGTCGCGGTCGGTGACGAGATCGGGCTTTCGTCGAAACAGCCCAACCTCTGA
- the atpD gene encoding F0F1 ATP synthase subunit beta, protein MAQAVGKITQVIGAVVDVHFEDNLPEILNALHTENQGKTLVLEVAQHLGENTVRTIAMDATEGLVRGGSVTDTGAPIQVPVGTATLGRILNVTGEPVDEKGPVETDETRAIHGEAPSFDAQSTETEILTTGIKVIDLLAPYTKGGKIGLFGGAGVGKTVLIMELINNIAKVHSGLSVFAGVGERTREGNDLYHEMIESGVIVPDNLTDSKIALVYGQMNEPPGARMRVALSGLTLAEQFRDESGSDVLFFVDNIFRFTQAGSEVSALLGRIPSAVGYQPTLATDMGAMQERISSTKNGSITSVQAVYVPADDLTDPAPATSFAHLDATTVLDRSISEKGIYPAVDPLGSSSRLLDPQIIGEEHYKVATDVQQILQRYKSLQDIIAILGMDELSEEDKMTVARARKIERFLSQPFDVAKVFTGSDGVQVPLEDTIASFKAVVAGEFDHLPEGAFYMVGGIDEVKAKAEKLAADAA, encoded by the coding sequence ATGGCACAAGCAGTCGGCAAAATCACTCAGGTCATCGGCGCCGTCGTTGACGTGCACTTCGAAGACAATCTGCCCGAGATCCTGAACGCCCTTCACACCGAAAACCAGGGCAAGACCCTGGTTCTCGAAGTGGCGCAGCACCTGGGCGAAAACACCGTGCGGACCATTGCGATGGACGCCACCGAAGGTCTGGTGCGCGGCGGTTCCGTCACCGACACCGGCGCCCCGATCCAGGTGCCGGTCGGCACCGCCACCCTGGGCCGCATCCTGAACGTCACGGGCGAACCGGTTGACGAAAAGGGTCCGGTTGAAACCGACGAGACCCGCGCGATCCACGGCGAAGCGCCGTCTTTCGACGCGCAGTCCACCGAAACCGAAATCCTGACCACGGGCATCAAGGTGATCGACCTGCTGGCCCCCTACACCAAGGGCGGCAAGATCGGTCTGTTCGGCGGTGCCGGCGTGGGCAAGACGGTTCTGATCATGGAACTGATCAACAACATCGCCAAGGTGCACTCGGGCCTGTCCGTTTTTGCGGGCGTGGGCGAGCGGACCCGCGAGGGCAACGACCTGTACCACGAGATGATCGAATCCGGCGTTATCGTTCCCGATAACCTGACGGATTCGAAAATCGCGCTGGTCTACGGTCAGATGAACGAGCCTCCCGGTGCGCGTATGCGCGTTGCCCTGTCCGGTCTGACCCTGGCCGAGCAGTTCCGCGATGAATCCGGTTCCGACGTTCTGTTCTTCGTCGACAACATCTTCCGCTTCACGCAGGCGGGTTCCGAGGTTTCGGCTCTGCTCGGCCGTATTCCTTCGGCGGTGGGCTACCAGCCGACACTGGCGACCGACATGGGCGCGATGCAGGAACGCATCTCCTCGACCAAGAACGGTTCGATCACCTCCGTTCAGGCCGTTTACGTGCCTGCGGACGACCTGACCGACCCCGCGCCGGCCACCTCCTTTGCCCACCTCGACGCGACGACGGTTCTCGACCGCTCGATCTCTGAGAAAGGCATCTACCCGGCGGTGGACCCGCTCGGCTCGTCCTCGCGCCTGCTGGACCCCCAGATCATCGGCGAAGAGCACTACAAGGTGGCAACCGACGTGCAGCAGATCCTGCAGCGTTACAAGTCGCTTCAGGACATCATCGCGATCCTCGGCATGGACGAACTCAGCGAAGAGGACAAGATGACCGTGGCCCGCGCCCGCAAGATCGAGCGTTTCCTGAGCCAGCCGTTCGACGTGGCCAAGGTCTTTACCGGGTCCGACGGTGTACAGGTGCCGCTGGAAGACACCATCGCGTCCTTCAAGGCGGTTGTGGCCGGTGAATTCGACCACCTGCCCGAGGGTGCATTCTACATGGTCGGTGGTATCGACGAAGTGAAGGCGAAAGCCGAAAAACTGGCGGCAGACGCAGCCTGA